From the Flavobacterium gyeonganense genome, the window TGTGAAAATAAAAAATTTGAAAGCAGAGAGCATATTGTTAAAAGAAAAAGTTTTTTTATCATAATTTAGATTTTAAATCATTATATCTTTTGGTTGCGCTTGTCATAGTATAAGAACCTTCACCTCTTAAAGGCCCATAAATCTCTAATATTTCATCTTCGTAAGTTGAAAAATTGGTACCCCATTCTGATGGTATTTTTGAAACCTTTGGATTTTTTTAAAAAATGAATCTAAAGCCTCTCCAAAACAATCATCAACTTGTCCTGGTCTATTAACATCATTATCTAAAACTAAAGCTTTTCCTAAGTTAGAACTAATAAAAGCAGATATTTTCAATGAATAGCCAGCTGGTTTTTTGTCTAATGAACTGTTTAATCGTTTAATAAAATCTTTAATTTGTATAATTTGATAATCACTATCTTTCATTAACCTTATAATTGGCTCAATAGGTTCACAATTAACTTTTGTCTTAAATTTATTTTTTTCAAAACCTTCACGAATTTTATCTTTAAGTTCTTTACCTGATAAATCTTTATATTTAGCTTTATATTTATAATTAGTGCTTATTACAATTCCTTTTTTATCTTTTTTTCCTTTTTTTCTTCTTCAACTTTCCAATTACAATTTTCTAAATACAGTATATATTTTTCCGGATAACTTTTTTTGAATTCCCAAAATTGAATTGGCAATTCACCGTAACCTTCGGGATTAATTGTTTTTTGCATAGCACCAGCTGTTAAAATTTCACTATCATAAGATTGTATAGAATCTAATTTCCCTTCATTTTCTGACATTGCTATTAAAATTGATTTTTCATCTATAGTTATAATACTATTTTTTATTAAATCATCCCATTTTGGAAAATCTTTTAAGGGTAATTCCCCCCAATAAGCAGGTCCATAAATACTTCCATATCTAGTACATTCAACTGTTTCTCGATATTTTTCACCACAATTACAATATTTAACCTCTAATCTTTCACCATCTTTGTTTATAAATTCTTTATTTTCTTCAAAGATCTTTAGTTGATAGGTTGCATCAGCATTTTCAGCTTTAAAATAAAGGAAAGCATTTTTATCTGTTCGTTTATTGAATTTATCTATTAGAGTTTTTACATCTTCTTTGCTTTTGGGCTGAAGCGTAATTTCTTTAGCATAAGTATTAGGCGTAACAATTATGTCTTTATAAATTTCAAATTCAATCTTTGTTTTTTCTTCTTCTTCCACCAAGAATTTTACAGGGTTATCATAAACTGCTTCAGTATTCGTAAGTTTGTTTTCATTGATTTCAACAGATAGTTTTCCTGTTGTTCCGTTGCAAGTTGCAACTACCCATACTTTTTCTTTTATCTTGGCTTTTGTGATTTTTTTGAATGAAATTGAATCTCTTACTTTCTTTTTATAAGTTATTGTTACTTTTTCGCCTCCTTTAGCTTTTTCAAAATTTGTTTCAGCCTCATAATTGACTAAGTCCTCCTTTTTTATTTTCTGTTCTGTGACAAATCGTGCTTTTATCTTTTTTTTATTCTCTCCTTTTTTTGCTGTAATAACTTCTTCTGTATTTTCATAAACAGGGGTTAATATTCTTTTTGCAAAATATACAGCAGTTACTTCTGACATGTTTTCATCATTCATTACTGGTGGTTGAAATCTAGGTTTTCCGAATTCTACGTTTGCCATATGTATTTATTTATTACCTTTCATTTGAATTTTTTTATTTGAAATTAATTTCAAGTTTTCTTTTGTAGCTACAATTTCAACTTTTTCGGAAGTTTCTAAAAAAACCTGACTTTCACTAATGTAGTTGCCTTTAATTCTAACATATAAATTCTTTGCTATTTTATTGATTGCCATAAAATGATTTTTTAAAGATTAAAACATATTTGATTTTTCTGCACTGTTTACTTCAACAGTTTTTTGACTGCTTTCCAAAAGCATATTTTCTTTTGTACTAAATACAGTTAATTTCTCTGCATGTTGAGTAGATTGTAATGAACTTCGAATATGTTTTTGTTCAATAATCTCCGTTTTATTATTAGCACTCTCAGTAAAATCTCCGGCAGCTTTTTGAGAAATATCGTGACCCGCTGTTTGAGAAATATCTTTATTTGCAGAATTATCAATATTTTCTCCTGCACTGACAGAAACATTTTTACCTGCGGTAATACTAACATTTTCCCCAGCCTTTACTGTAAAATTCTTTGGCGCACTCACATCTATGTTTCCCTGACCATCCATCTTCCAGGTATTACCACTCGGATCTTCAATCAAAATACTTCCTTCACCGTCGTTCAAAATAAATTTGATTCCCGAGCGCGTATGAATTGCCTTCACATTATTCTGACCATCTGCATAACCATTGGATTGGTTTCCATTGTAATGTGTTCCTAAAACATACGGATTCTGGGCATTATCGCCTTCAAAACCTACCAAAACCTCTTCACCGATTTCGGGAATAAAATAAAAGCCTTTTCCTGAACCTGAATGTGGCTGTATCATACGAAGCCACTCGCTTGAATTGTTTCCGCCTGCCCAATTGAATTGTACTTTTACACGTCCTAATCCTTCCGGATCGTTGTTGTCTTTTACTTTGGCTGGCTGTGTTTCGGCTTTGGCAAATACATTTACGTCTGTAAAATGTGGTGCGGCAACATCTGCCGGAATGGCTTTGAAATTACAGGAGTAATTTCCATGAACCTGAGAAATATGTGTTACTTCTGTCACAATCAGTTCGTGCTCTACAGTCTGGTTTATGATGCTGAAAACCTGTCCAAGTCCTAACGGAAAATAAGAGGTTCCACTGTAATATACACTATTAGCGTCACTTCCTGCTGTTTGCAGTCTGACCATTTCTTCGATTTCTTCACTGTTTTGGGCATTCGTGGTATAAGCTCCATTATTCAAATCGTTTTGGGTAACGGTTCCCTGAT encodes:
- a CDS encoding type VI secretion system Vgr family protein; translated protein: MGHFSEQVHISIGSFTQNVVYHNLELSQKMADHHHFSFVWQYTGKAIINPADQAKALRTYLGDEVIFTFKSLTGIRLMSKGIITELSSIDLHGSAEGLHVKGISHTIVLDDMKKSRTYQQRGMNDIVLDILAEGPGEFYERDAIKSTYLQEFKYMAQYNETNFDFLKRLARRYGQWFYFDGMRMQFGQTKTSKIKLINGSSLHGFKIQTNMASHKISLGGYDYNGATNIRNASARTSAGSKDSFSAVVGHNQGTVTQNDLNNGAYTTNAQNSEEIEEMVRLQTAGSDANSVYYSGTSYFPLGLGQVFSIINQTVEHELIVTEVTHISQVHGNYSCNFKAIPADVAAPHFTDVNVFAKAETQPAKVKDNNDPEGLGRVKVQFNWAGGNNSSEWLRMIQPHSGSGKGFYFIPEIGEEVLVGFEGDNAQNPYVLGTHYNGNQSNGYADGQNNVKAIHTRSGIKFILNDGEGSILIEDPSGNTWKMDGQGNIDVSAPKNFTVKAGENVSITAGKNVSVSAGENIDNSANKDISQTAGHDISQKAAGDFTESANNKTEIIEQKHIRSSLQSTQHAEKLTVFSTKENMLLESSQKTVEVNSAEKSNMF